The stretch of DNA CGATCTGCCCGTAAGCGACATCATTCTGGAGATATTTCACAGATTCCCAAGCATTCATGATATCGGGTACATAATACATCGTTAAGAACATACCAGATAAAATTTGAATCACAGTGATAAAGAAAGTCAGACCACCAAAACAGTACACGAACGCAGAGAAGTGATGAGCAGGGTTAACATGCTCTGGAACTTCATGGTCCGCAATATCTCGCCACATAGGGGTGATATCTAGTCTCTCGTCTACCCAATCATATATTTTTGTTAGCATGCCCTATACCCCCCCTCTTTGTACAGGTTGACCTAAATAAAGTTTTCCGTCGTCTCCCACTTCATACTCATAAGTGTCTAAAGGTCTTGTTGGTGGTGTACCTGGTACGTTGACACCATCTCTTTCATATAGACCATTGTGGCACGGGCAGAAGTAACGGTTTGGTTCGTTTTCATTACCTTCCCACATGACCGCACAGCCTAAATGAGTACAGATAGGAGATAGTGCCAATACTTCCCCATCTTCATTCACACTAATCCAAGCTGTTTGATCAACATCATACTCTGTCCACCCGTCGTTCACACGAAGCTGGAACTCACGTCGAGTAGGTTCAGAGCCGAATTCAGATATGTCACCCACTGCGACCATATCCTTTTCTTGGCCCACTTGTAATAGTGGATCGATGGCGAACCTCAACATAGGTGCGACCGTTCCAGCAACCAAGAATCCTCCAACACCCATTAGCGTGTAGTTAAGGAATTGTCTCCGAGATACACCTTGGTCCTTGTCGCTCATTATTCTCTAACCTCCCTACACATCTAAGATCAGTCCATCTAGGACAATTACATATACTATATACTAGGACAATTTACATAATAGCCTATGCCATATAACACGTCAAGAAATTGACAAAATCAGTTTTTTAATAGAATCTTCCTCTAGTCTAACCTTTTTGCCAAATTTCAATAAGCATAGTCACAGTTTTTTTGGTCATACGACTGACCTCTTGAGGAAACAAATCAAGACTCTCGGGTGCTGAGTCTAATACAAGTATAGCGCTATCAACCTCCGTTTGTCTTTCAATCCATTCAGTATTTTGTGTCAAAAAAACAACATTTTTGAACCCCTGTTGTTTAAGGTAGCTATGCCATGCATTTATCCTTTGGTAGAGAGTAGCGAAGGATTCGTCTGAAATCGTTGTCATCGCTGGTAGTAAGAGGACTCGCCCCTTCAGCTGTTCTTCCATCTTGTTCGCGACTCCTGTCACGAAAGCGGATGTCGTTACGGCACTTTCAATTTCATCCCCGAGTTCAATATCAACTAACGGTATGAGCGCTGTATCCACGAATGCCTTGGCTTGTACATATTGATCAATTGTGGCCACTTCCCATTTCAAGACTAGTCACCCTTTCATTTGGTATGATCTCTTATGAGACGCTATCATTTCATCCTATCACTCATCTGGGTTTAGCACGACAATCATAATAAAAAACCCGACCGTCAAGATCGGGCTTCATATTTTTTATTATAGAGAATTGGGGTACAAAACTCAATCACTGTCCTTCATCAGATTTGACCAGCGTGCACTCAATTCTAGGAATGTATCCTTATCTTTGTTTTCTAAGGCGCGATTAATATCGTTATATAATGTCTTTTTTTGGTAAGTTTCCAGGGCTTCGTCTAAGACCATTTCAGCGAGTAAGCTATACCAGCTATTCGTGCTAGTACTCCCCGTTTCTCCGGGAGGAACTTCACGCACAGCCGCATATTTAGGACAAGATTCTGAATTTTTAAATGAGAGCTTCATTAATATTTGTTCGTTCGGGTTGAGACGTATGTCGTGAAACGCACGCTCCACATCCGTTGTTGTAAAGGCATTTTTACTGAATTTAAATGAGACATCGTTTTGACATTTGGTCGACATGAATATCGAGCGCTTTGAGGTTATAAACTCATCAACAAAACGAACATGTTTGAGAAGCTGATCGTCCGACTTTAGATAGGTTAGAAGCCATGCGCACTCTCGCTTCTGAAGTTCAAAGGTATCTAAGAACCAATTGAGGAAAGCCCTCTTATCTTCTGTGGAGATCACGTGATTCATGCCACCCCTCCTTTACTAACTATCTTATTCTCTTTTCTCAAAAAATTCCCTTCTTTTCTTTCAACTCCTTTGTCATTTTAAAGATTTAGTCTTTTGACCCTATCGCTCAACCGTATGTATGTCTCACCTGTCCCTGACTTTGCTTGCTGAAACAAACCGAGATAAACGGCCATACCCAAAAAGCGTTGTTCAAATAATGTGTGGATATCATCGAAATAAAACGGCGTTAACCAAGCCTCGACAACCTTAAATAATGCGTGTGTATGAACCCATTGATGCTTTGACATTTCCCGCGACAATGTTAATAAAAACGGTATCGATGGTAAGGGACGCTTATATAACTTCAGCCAACTCTTGATTATGTCAGCTTGCGTTGTGGTGGACCATGCATCATTCGACAACACCTCTTCTCCCTTTGGTGTAAGGCCAATCCCTGTGTCCCATTCTGCAATCCACCCTTTTGCGAAGCAATAATCATAAATGAGGGCAAATCGGGCAGGGTAGGCAGGAAAACGTCGACCGTAACCAAAGCGCCACTTTCGATCCTTTAAGACAGCTTCCTGAACATGTAATGTCTTGAAGAGTTGTTGTT from Caldalkalibacillus salinus encodes:
- a CDS encoding DUF2487 family protein: MKWEVATIDQYVQAKAFVDTALIPLVDIELGDEIESAVTTSAFVTGVANKMEEQLKGRVLLLPAMTTISDESFATLYQRINAWHSYLKQQGFKNVVFLTQNTEWIERQTEVDSAILVLDSAPESLDLFPQEVSRMTKKTVTMLIEIWQKG
- a CDS encoding YpiB family protein, with translation MNHVISTEDKRAFLNWFLDTFELQKRECAWLLTYLKSDDQLLKHVRFVDEFITSKRSIFMSTKCQNDVSFKFSKNAFTTTDVERAFHDIRLNPNEQILMKLSFKNSESCPKYAAVREVPPGETGSTSTNSWYSLLAEMVLDEALETYQKKTLYNDINRALENKDKDTFLELSARWSNLMKDSD
- a CDS encoding ubiquinol-cytochrome c reductase iron-sulfur subunit codes for the protein MSDKDQGVSRRQFLNYTLMGVGGFLVAGTVAPMLRFAIDPLLQVGQEKDMVAVGDISEFGSEPTRREFQLRVNDGWTEYDVDQTAWISVNEDGEVLALSPICTHLGCAVMWEGNENEPNRYFCPCHNGLYERDGVNVPGTPPTRPLDTYEYEVGDDGKLYLGQPVQRGGV